Within the Candidatus Eisenbacteria bacterium genome, the region ACGACAGGTTCACCTGGATCTCGCGCATCAACCGCCGCTCCGACGTGATCCCGAACAGGTGGCCGATCAGCATCGCCTTCAAGAGCTGCTCGGGTGGGACCGACGGCCGCGCCAACGGGCTGTGGAAAGGCGCCATCCGCTCGCGGATGACCTCCCGGTCGATCACGGATTCGATCGCCCGCAGCGGGTCGTCGGCCGGCACCAGCGGGTCCACGGAGGTGTAGTGGAACATCGCCGTCTGGTGGTTCGAGGCGCCCATCGTGGGTCGCGGTCTCCTTCCTGGATGCTCCGCAACCTACCGGGTCGCCTGGACGAAGTGCACCCTTTTTCAGCAGCCTGTTAGACTTTTCCCGCTTCCGAAGGCGCAGCGCGCGATGCGCGGGCGCGAACCGACCTGCACGACTTCGATCGGAGAAGACACCCATGACCCGCGTCCGCCGCCCGTTGCCGATGGCCCTGCTCGCCTGCGCCCTCGTCCTCTCGGCGACGGCGGGCGGCGCGACGGCCCGGCCGATTCTCTTTCCGCCGCTTCCGAACGGCGTTCGCGAAGTCCGCGACGAGCGCGACGTGTCGCCCTACCTCGCGGCGTGGAAGGCCGCGTCGCTCAGGCGCGAGCGCGCCGCGGCGCGACCGGCGACGCTCAACCAGCAGTCGTGGGACGCGCGCTGGTACGACCTGGACCTGTCGTTCGCGCCCACCACCTCGACCGTCTCCGGCACGGTGCGCATGAAGGCGACGGTCACCGCCGGCGCGGTCTCGAGCGCGGACCTCGACTTCGCCGCCGGCATGGTCGTGGACGGCGCGACCTCGGGCCCCGGCGCGACGACCTGGTCGCGCGCCGGCGACGTGCTCACGCTGGATCTGGACCGGGCCTATTCGGCGGGCGAGACGTTCGACGTCACGGTGACCTATCACGGCACGCCGACGGGCGGCTATTTCGGGTTCCAGATGGTGAACGGCCGCGAGATCATCTGGAGCCTTTCCGAGGCCTACGGCGCCCGCACCTGGTGGCCGTGCAAGGACGCGCCCGAGGACAAGGCGGACTCGGTGACCGTCCATTTCACGGCGCCGCTCGGTCTGACGACGGTCTCCAACGGCACCCTGGTGAGCACGGTGATGAACGGCCCGACGGTGACCGCGAACTGGAGCGAGCGTTATCCGATCGCGACCTACCTGGTTTCGATCGCGAGCTACCCGTACACCGTCACGACCGACTGGTACCGGCCCTCGCCCGCCGACTCGATGCTGCTGCGCTTCTGGAACTACCCCGAGTCGGTCGCCGGCGTCTCCGCGGTGCAGGCGAAGGTCAAGGACATGATCGCCGCCTACGCCGCGCGCATGGGCGAGTACCCGTTCCTCGCCGAGAAGTACGGCCACGCCGAGTTTCCATTCGGCGGCGGCATGGAGCACCAGACCTGCACGAGCATCGGCGCTTTCCCCGAGTTCGTGGTCGCGCACGAGCTGATGCACCAGTGGTGGGGCGACCTCGTGACCTGCCGCGACTTCCACCACATCTGGCTGAACGAGGGCTTCGCCACGTACGGCGAGGCGCTGTGGGCCGAATCGCAAGGGGGATACGCCGCCTACAAGGCCGACATGGACCAGAACCGCTACCTGGGGCCCGGCTCGGTGTGGGTGCCCGACGCGAGCAACGAGACGCGCGTCTTCGATTCGAACCTGTCCTACAACAAGGGCTCGTGGGTGCTGCACATGCTGCGGCACGTGCTCGGCGAGCAGACGTTCTTCGACGCGCTGCTCGCCTATCGCGCGACCTGGGGATACAAGAGCGCGACGACCGAGAACTTCCGCGACGCCTGCGAAGCGGTCTCGGGCCGCGACCTCGACGCGTTTTTCCAGCAGTGGATCTACGGGGAGTACTACCCGCAGTACCGCGCGAACTGGACGAGCGCGCCGGCCGGTGGCGGCTACGACGTCACGCTGACGCTCGAGCAGACCCAGTCCTGGCAGCTCTTCACCATGCCGGTGGACGTCACCGTGACCACGGCCGGCGGTGAAACCACCTTCGTCGTTCCCGACTCGCTCGCTTCGCAGCAGTTCGTGCTCCACGTCGCCGACGCGCCCGTGAACGTCGAGGTGGACCGCGACGGCTGGATCCTCAAAACCATGGACCAGGTCGTCGCCAATCCGACGTTCCAGAAGTCCGTGCTGCTCGTGAACGGCGTGGACTGGGCGACCTACGGAACCGAACTCGCGAGCGCCTGCACCGACAAGGCCTTCTGGGGCGCGTACGGAATCGATTTCTGGGACACCTTCGCCGCGCCCGAGGGCGGGTATCCCGCGACTCTGCCGGCGCCGCTCGGCCACGGCTCGGTGCCGGGCGACGTGCTCGGCCAGTACCGGAACGTGATCTGGCTCGGAAACAACTACGCCGGCGACCTCTTCCACTGGCAGGACTCGCCGGTGCTCCAGTACCTGCGCGCCGGCGGCAACCTGCTGCTGCTCTCGCGGCAGGGCGAGACGTTCCTCGGCGACTCGCTGCGCGCCTACCTGGGCGTGAACTGGGCCGCGACCGGCCAGACGCTGCCCGACGCGGCGGCGACCCGGCCCGGACTGGCCGGCATGGCGCGCACGGCCACGCAGTCCGCGTGCGCCGTCTTCGACACCGCGTCGGCGACCGGCGAGACGAGCACGCTGCTGCGCACCGCCAGCGGCTTCACGCCCGCGCGTGGCATCGGCGCGATCCGCATTCCCGCCGCGGGCGCCGGCTCGCGGCCGGCGGGCGGCCGCTTCGCGTTCGTCTCGGGCCGGCCGTACCGCTGGACGCACGCCCAACTCCAGACGAACGTGACGGCGATCCTGTCCGCGTATTTCCTCGAGCCGGTGAACCTCGCGGACGCGGACGGCGGCGCGCCGCCCGCGCGGCTCGCATTCGCGGCGCCGGCGCCCAACCCGTCCAGCGCCACGACCGCGCTGCGCTTTTCGCTTCCGCGCCCGGGTCGCGTACGACTCGTGGTGATGGACGTGGCCGGACGCCGTGTGCGATCGCTGTTCGACGGTCCGCTCGCCGCGGGCCCGCACGAACTCGCGTGGGACGGCCGCGACGAAGCCGGCGCTTTCGCGCCCGCGGGCCTCTACTGGGCGCGGATCGAAGCGGCCGGCGAGACGGCGACGCGAAGGCTCGCGCGGGTGAGGTAGGCGGCCGCGATCTCCCCGGCCGTCGCCGCCGATGCCGCGCCCGTCCCGCGCGGGTCGCGTCGGTCGTGCGTGCGGGCCTAGTTTGCGCGTCTCATGTTCAGCACCCGGTCTCCGGGTCACCGGCCCGAAACTCTTCCGCGTCCGGCCGGGACGCGTTCGCCCGCCAAGGAGCCGACTCCCATGAAGCGCAAGTCGTTCACGACCTTCCCGATCATGCTCGGCGCGCTCGCGCTGGCCGTCCTCGTGGGCGCGGGCCCCGCCGGCGCCGCCGACAAGGACAAGGACAGGAACAAGGACCGCGGCGGCGCGACGCCGGCCGCCCCCGAGAAGCCCGAGAAGCCGTTCACGGACTGGAAGAAGCTGACCAAGGACGCCGAGGCGAAGCCGGGCTTCTTCACGCTCTGGAAGAAGCGCGACAATCTCTACCTCGAGATCTCGCCGGACCAGCTCGGCAAACCGTTCCTGTACGTGGTCAGCATCGCGCGCGGCATCGGCGGCAACTTCGTTCTCGGCGGGCTGCCGCTCGACGACCGCATGCTGCGGTTCGAGCGCGTCGGCGACCGGGTGCTGCTGTACGACGTGAACACGCGTTTCACCGCGCCGAAGAACCTGCCGATTGATCGCGCGCTCGACCTTTCCATCCCGAACTCGGTGCTGGCGTCCTTCAAGATCGAGAGCGAACAGGATTCGACGAAGCATCTGCTGGTGGACGCGGCCGGCTGGTTCGTGAGCGACGCGACCGACCTCGCGGAGCGCCTGAAGGGCGCGCTCGGGAACGTCTCGGTGCGCTTCGACAAGGAGCGCTCGGCGGTCACCGGGGTCAAGGCCTTCCCGCGCAACTGCGAGGTCGAGGCGCTGCTCACGTTCTCGCCCAACGATCGCTCGCGGCTGTCGGTCGAGGCGGTGCCGGACGAGCGCTACATCCCCGTGTCGGTGCACTACTCGCTGTGCGCGCTTCCCGAGACGCCGATGGCCGAGCGCTGGGCCGACAACCGCGTCGGCTACTTCCTCGGCGCGGTGAAGGACTTCAGCCGCGACGACAAGGAGAGCTTCTGGCTGCGCCACGTCAACCGCTGGCGGCTCGAGAAGAAGGATCCGACCGCGGCGGTGAGCGAGGTCGTGAAGCCGATCACCTTCTACGTGGACTGGACGGTGCCCGAGAAGTTCCGCCCGTGGGTCAAGGAGGGCGTCGAGAATTGGCAGAAGGCCTTCGCGGCGGCCGGGCTCCAGCACGCGATCGTCGCGGTGGACGCGCCGAAGGACGACCCCGACTGGGACGCCGAGGACACGCGCTACAGCACGGTGCGCTGGATCACCTCGAACGAACCGAGCTTCGGCGCCATCGGGCCCTCGCGCGTGGACCCGCGCACGGGCGAGATCTTCGACGCCGACATCCTGTTCGAGGCGTCCATGTTCCAGAGCTACGCGAACGCCTACCGGCGCTACGTGGACCCGCAGGCGATGGCGGCCACGCTCCTGCCCGAGTCGCGCCTGGCGGCGCTGCCGCGGGGGCTGGGCCTCGGGGACCTG harbors:
- a CDS encoding transposase, whose protein sequence is MGASNHQTAMFHYTSVDPLVPADDPLRAIESVIDREVIRERMAPFHSPLARPSVPPEQLLKAMLIGHLFGITSERRLMREIQVNLS